In Lactococcus paracarnosus, a genomic segment contains:
- a CDS encoding sulfatase-like hydrolase/transferase encodes MMSDKKNIMLFVADQMRSDAMAHMGNPAAITPNLDSLAQEGVSFENAYCQNPVCVPSRNSFLTGLYPHVSGHRTMHYLQREDEPNILKEMKENGYEVIWIGRNDIVPADRTKTAYCDEYYDGVRPENTRDAENSEMNFSTDMNADSKKLYDEMLSGDTYYSFYMGKLPDGEGYGKTDWNCVEQALAYIDRRSKAGSDKPFFVYCTISFPHPPYGCEDPWYSSIDRHQLPKRRPNVKDIPNKASMLYGINEKQNLNDWSEERFDELRATYLAMVSRFDAQLGMIKDKLKETELYDETTLVVFSDHGDYTGDYGITEKVQNCFEDPISNVPLLIKPAKGIAVTPRISKAQVELLDLPATLADLAGFKLSYTQFGESLLHAVSGDETHKDAVFCEGGRVHGETQAMELGHGPESTYWPRLSTQYSEGPEHTKAVMCKMGDYKYTMRLYETDELYDMIADPMEINNLAVDPAYQKIVQEMKNRVTEFYMATTDFVPMKRDKR; translated from the coding sequence ATGATGAGCGATAAAAAGAATATTATGTTATTTGTAGCAGACCAAATGCGAAGTGATGCGATGGCACACATGGGTAATCCAGCAGCGATTACACCAAATTTGGATAGCTTAGCACAGGAGGGAGTATCATTTGAAAATGCCTACTGTCAAAATCCAGTCTGTGTCCCATCTCGGAACAGTTTTCTAACGGGTTTGTATCCTCATGTCAGTGGGCATCGGACCATGCATTACTTGCAACGTGAAGATGAACCAAATATCTTAAAAGAGATGAAAGAAAATGGGTATGAAGTCATCTGGATTGGTAGAAACGATATTGTGCCTGCCGATCGGACGAAGACAGCATATTGTGACGAGTATTACGATGGGGTCAGACCTGAAAATACGCGGGATGCTGAAAATAGTGAAATGAATTTCTCCACTGATATGAATGCTGATAGTAAAAAGCTCTATGATGAGATGCTATCAGGGGATACCTATTATTCTTTTTATATGGGTAAACTACCAGATGGTGAAGGGTATGGTAAAACTGATTGGAACTGTGTTGAGCAAGCGCTAGCTTATATTGACCGGAGAAGTAAAGCAGGGTCAGACAAACCATTCTTTGTTTACTGTACGATTTCTTTCCCACACCCGCCTTATGGGTGTGAGGATCCTTGGTATTCAAGTATTGATCGGCATCAGTTGCCCAAACGTCGACCAAATGTAAAGGATATACCGAACAAGGCATCGATGCTCTACGGTATTAATGAAAAACAGAATTTAAATGACTGGTCAGAGGAGCGCTTTGATGAACTGAGGGCGACTTATCTCGCTATGGTGTCACGTTTTGATGCCCAATTAGGGATGATTAAAGATAAGTTAAAAGAGACTGAGCTCTATGATGAAACGACGCTGGTTGTTTTTAGTGACCATGGCGACTATACAGGAGACTATGGTATTACAGAAAAAGTACAAAACTGTTTTGAAGATCCAATCTCAAATGTCCCCTTACTGATTAAGCCAGCCAAAGGGATTGCCGTTACCCCTCGGATTTCTAAGGCACAAGTTGAATTATTAGACTTGCCAGCTACACTGGCTGATTTAGCAGGCTTTAAGTTGTCTTATACCCAATTTGGTGAATCCCTTTTACATGCTGTATCCGGAGATGAAACACATAAGGATGCTGTATTCTGTGAAGGTGGTCGGGTGCACGGAGAAACACAGGCTATGGAGCTGGGACACGGTCCAGAATCAACTTACTGGCCACGTCTGTCCACACAATATAGTGAGGGGCCTGAGCATACTAAAGCAGTTATGTGTAAAATGGGAGACTACAAATACACTATGCGACTTTATGAGACAGATGAGTTATATGATATGATTGCAGATCCTATGGAAATCAATAATTTAGCAGTTGACCCAGCATATCAAAAAATTGTGCAGGAGATGAAAAATCGGGTAACGGAATTCTATATGGCGACGACTGATTTTGTCCCTATGAAGCGAGACAAACGGTAA
- a CDS encoding SLOG family protein, translated as MKTLLIAGYTAFDISLFDEKDIKLTVIKLAIRKKLESLASEGLEWLIFSGNLGFEYWVLQVALEMKIDYGFKLATIFPFKTHGQNWNEGNQTKLALFKQVDFTQYAYDAYENPGQFREYNTFLIQHADGAFIFYDEENETKLKYLVAKFNETAGFAVHYLRFDALQDIADELNTGF; from the coding sequence ATGAAAACATTACTGATTGCTGGTTATACGGCATTTGATATTAGCCTATTTGACGAAAAAGACATAAAGCTGACTGTTATTAAACTTGCCATTCGAAAAAAATTGGAAAGTTTAGCATCTGAAGGACTAGAATGGCTTATTTTTAGTGGTAATCTCGGATTCGAATACTGGGTATTACAAGTTGCCTTAGAAATGAAAATCGACTATGGCTTTAAGCTTGCGACCATTTTTCCCTTCAAAACACATGGCCAGAACTGGAACGAGGGTAATCAAACAAAATTGGCATTATTCAAGCAAGTTGACTTCACCCAATATGCCTATGATGCTTACGAAAATCCAGGACAATTTCGCGAATACAACACCTTCTTAATCCAGCACGCTGATGGTGCATTTATTTTCTATGATGAAGAAAATGAGACGAAACTCAAATATTTAGTAGCCAAATTTAATGAAACAGCTGGTTTTGCTGTCCACTACTTAAGATTTGATGCTTTACAAGATATCGCTGATGAACTAAATACTGGTTTTTGA
- a CDS encoding radical SAM/SPASM domain-containing protein, producing the protein MKQISVLIKPASSLCNIRCKYCFYANVSGLREVRSFGKMTSEVAEKMITNIFQDLSDGDVLTLAFQGGEPTLAGLSYFEHIVALVAAQVKQIDVYYTIQTNGMVINEQWCRFLKANNFLVGLSIDGHPLYHDLNRIDPKGSGTFHRVMLTKHLFDKHEIDYNVLCVLTAPLAKEAKKVMQFIQKEHISYIQFIPCLADLDASEASDYVLTPKEFATFYHQLLTDWLAALEKGQAISVKLFDDIINLLIAKRVTSCGMLGNCQVQYVIEADGSVYPCDFYVLDDYRMGYIQDKTLRQLFSNKNAKRFICEQPNLPETCHTCPFLNMCRGGCKRMKDAMYVDETGYCGYAALLHEFLPQIDYILATVEERCR; encoded by the coding sequence ATGAAACAGATATCAGTGTTGATCAAACCTGCCTCATCGCTTTGTAATATACGCTGTAAATACTGTTTTTATGCTAATGTGAGTGGGCTTCGTGAGGTGCGTTCGTTTGGTAAAATGACGTCAGAAGTAGCAGAAAAAATGATCACCAATATTTTTCAGGATTTATCAGATGGTGATGTACTGACACTTGCCTTTCAAGGCGGTGAGCCAACGCTGGCTGGTCTATCCTACTTTGAACATATTGTCGCCTTAGTAGCGGCACAGGTGAAACAAATCGACGTATACTATACCATTCAGACAAATGGGATGGTAATTAATGAGCAGTGGTGCAGGTTCTTGAAAGCCAATAATTTCTTGGTAGGCTTATCGATTGATGGGCATCCTCTCTATCATGATTTAAATCGTATTGATCCCAAAGGTAGCGGAACATTTCACCGGGTCATGCTAACTAAACACCTATTTGATAAACATGAGATAGATTATAATGTCCTCTGTGTCTTGACTGCGCCGTTAGCGAAGGAAGCTAAAAAAGTCATGCAGTTTATTCAAAAAGAGCACATTAGCTATATCCAGTTTATTCCTTGTTTGGCTGATTTAGATGCAAGTGAGGCTAGTGACTACGTCTTGACACCAAAGGAGTTTGCGACATTCTATCATCAGTTATTGACTGACTGGTTAGCTGCACTAGAAAAAGGACAGGCTATCAGCGTTAAACTATTTGATGATATTATCAATCTTTTGATAGCTAAGCGCGTGACATCCTGTGGGATGTTAGGGAATTGCCAAGTACAGTATGTGATTGAAGCAGATGGGAGCGTCTACCCTTGTGACTTTTATGTGCTGGATGACTATCGAATGGGCTATATTCAAGACAAAACACTGCGTCAGTTGTTTTCAAATAAAAATGCGAAACGCTTTATTTGTGAGCAGCCAAACCTACCAGAAACTTGCCATACATGTCCTTTCTTGAATATGTGTCGCGGTGGTTGTAAACGCATGAAAGATGCTATGTATGTAGATGAAACAGGTTACTGCGGTTACGCGGCCTTGTTGCATGAATTTTTGCCTCAGATTGATTATATATTAGCGACAGTAGAGGAGCGATGTCGATGA
- a CDS encoding sulfite exporter TauE/SafE family protein codes for MIGELYFFVIVIANTIGAISGMGGGVLIKPTFDLIGAHSVAAISFYSSVAVLTMSVVSTARQISSHQQFNWRLISWVSAGAIAGGMLGNSTLDYLLEKFNSDASVQKIQIVLTVITLLFALCYSKMSHIRYRLTNSACYLICGLVLGFLASLLGIGGGPINVSLFMLLFSMPIKEATVYSICSILFSQLSKIGTIALGTGFSSYDLSVLAYIIPAAVIGGLLGGKLSHVLSEERVMQVFQVVIISVLLINCYNGFKLL; via the coding sequence ATGATAGGGGAATTATATTTCTTTGTTATTGTCATAGCAAACACGATCGGTGCGATATCGGGTATGGGTGGTGGGGTACTCATCAAACCAACTTTCGATTTGATTGGTGCCCATTCAGTTGCGGCTATCTCCTTTTATTCATCAGTCGCTGTCCTTACCATGTCCGTGGTATCAACCGCTCGCCAGATAAGTAGCCATCAACAGTTTAATTGGCGATTAATTAGTTGGGTATCAGCGGGTGCAATAGCTGGTGGGATGTTGGGCAACAGCACACTTGATTATTTACTAGAGAAATTTAACAGTGACGCATCAGTTCAGAAGATACAGATTGTGTTGACAGTTATCACCTTACTTTTTGCATTGTGTTACAGTAAAATGTCACATATAAGGTATCGATTAACCAACAGTGCCTGCTACTTGATTTGCGGTTTGGTATTAGGTTTTCTAGCTAGTCTATTAGGAATAGGTGGTGGACCAATTAATGTCTCTTTGTTTATGCTACTATTTTCGATGCCGATTAAAGAAGCAACAGTTTACTCAATATGTAGTATTCTTTTTTCACAGCTATCGAAAATAGGAACTATAGCCTTAGGTACTGGATTTTCTAGCTATGATTTATCGGTATTAGCGTATATCATTCCAGCTGCTGTAATCGGTGGGTTACTAGGCGGGAAATTAAGTCATGTCTTATCTGAAGAGAGAGTAATGCAGGTATTTCAGGTTGTTATCATAAGTGTCTTATTGATTAATTGTTATAATGGCTTTAAATTACTATAA